The following coding sequences lie in one Peribacillus frigoritolerans genomic window:
- a CDS encoding phage holin — MINWKVRLKNPTFIFTVLLPGLLLLAQMVAAFINNFITPIGFTITDDALNGALGIINFIALTFFGVGGVVDHTTKGLSDSENARQYEEPK, encoded by the coding sequence ATGATCAACTGGAAAGTGCGTCTTAAGAATCCGACGTTTATATTCACGGTACTCCTTCCTGGGCTTTTATTATTGGCGCAGATGGTTGCCGCGTTCATAAACAATTTCATTACCCCTATAGGCTTTACAATTACTGATGATGCATTGAACGGGGCTTTAGGCATCATTAACTTCATAGCGCTTACATTCTTTGGGGTCGGCGGTGTGGTCGATCATACCACTAAAGGTCTAAGCGATAGTGAGAATGCACGACAATACGAGGAGCCTAAGTAA
- a CDS encoding DinB family protein, which produces MKSIELIILNLEEVRRRNIKLWTSIPKGSLHWKPDDKAMSCLEMVRHVLDSEHYYHLSIKNQGSLPVYESPFEKQPLISVEAELNYAEPYRRDFLDTILSFSEDDLSTIKIDRSDIGYIRDLGDMLLRIAYHESVHTGQLLDYLRTAGVPRISVWD; this is translated from the coding sequence ATGAAATCGATAGAACTTATCATCTTGAATCTGGAAGAGGTTAGAAGAAGAAACATTAAACTATGGACTTCAATACCTAAAGGCTCACTGCATTGGAAGCCAGACGACAAGGCAATGAGCTGTTTAGAAATGGTTAGACATGTCCTTGATAGTGAGCATTACTATCATTTATCAATTAAAAATCAAGGCAGCTTACCCGTTTATGAATCACCATTTGAAAAACAGCCTCTTATCTCTGTCGAAGCCGAATTAAACTATGCGGAACCTTACAGGCGTGATTTTTTGGACACAATCCTATCCTTCAGCGAGGACGACTTATCCACTATTAAAATTGATCGCTCCGATATTGGGTATATCAGGGATTTAGGAGATATGTTGCTAAGGATCGCTTATCATGAGTCTGTACATACTGGTCAATTATTGGACTACTTAAGAACTGCTGGAGTTCCTAGAATTAGCGTTTGGGATTAA
- a CDS encoding S-layer protein has protein sequence MINKFRAFTVSVLSIAILFQGLPAAVAANDSANNQANPGGRWMKGEYHAHTTQSDDAEGSQSLESLLNNAFDKYGMDWMGISDHLRMSSRDAEGNLIPGGPIPLSQGIIQYQAPKMEQLQKEGKFKNKVIFSGFEWDMPTYEHVGIGILGDQPGSPKSLKAGNQFEYLFTNQDEKMFDPDDVAVWKAQDQRANKTSEDARTALAWLEKNYKNTSYAILNHPSRKRVYNISDFRDFNNIAPDVMFGFEGMPGNQMEPDRGGLNLTTPENRTYGGSDYMLAKVGGAWDALLGEGRKFWNFSNSDSHFEISENRLYSSGYWPGEYSKNYTWVNGSSMQSVLDGMRSGKSFSVFGDLIDALDFQAKNGNNKADMGGDLKVKEGQMVKITIRFKSPQKNNNGDPVKVDHVDLISGEVTGKADPGTSAYNKATNDTTKVVKRFTSKDWKTDRDGFHTITYKVKANKDQYFRLRGTNLGENVSGETMDGEPLIDAKTEIEDNETRFSEINKRNYKDLWFYSNPIFVSVEDKNH, from the coding sequence ATGATTAATAAGTTCAGGGCTTTCACAGTATCGGTTCTAAGCATAGCCATCCTCTTTCAGGGTCTTCCAGCCGCGGTTGCTGCAAATGATTCAGCAAACAATCAGGCAAATCCGGGAGGCAGATGGATGAAGGGGGAATATCATGCCCATACCACTCAGTCCGATGATGCCGAGGGATCACAGAGCCTTGAGAGCTTGCTAAATAACGCATTTGATAAGTATGGTATGGATTGGATGGGAATTTCCGACCACTTGAGGATGTCTTCAAGGGATGCTGAGGGAAATTTGATTCCAGGCGGGCCGATACCGCTATCTCAGGGAATCATACAATATCAAGCCCCAAAAATGGAGCAACTGCAAAAAGAGGGCAAATTTAAAAATAAAGTCATCTTTTCAGGCTTCGAATGGGATATGCCCACATACGAGCATGTCGGCATAGGAATTCTGGGAGACCAGCCGGGCTCACCGAAAAGTCTGAAAGCTGGCAATCAGTTCGAATATCTGTTCACCAACCAGGATGAAAAGATGTTTGATCCTGATGATGTAGCCGTCTGGAAAGCACAGGATCAAAGGGCCAATAAGACATCCGAGGATGCGCGAACAGCATTGGCATGGCTCGAGAAAAATTATAAGAATACAAGTTATGCCATATTGAACCACCCATCAAGAAAAAGGGTGTACAACATATCTGATTTTCGCGACTTCAACAATATAGCCCCGGATGTCATGTTCGGATTTGAAGGTATGCCAGGTAACCAGATGGAGCCGGATAGAGGCGGTTTAAATCTGACAACACCGGAAAACCGGACCTACGGCGGTTCCGATTACATGCTCGCTAAGGTAGGAGGTGCATGGGATGCGCTTCTTGGGGAAGGTCGTAAGTTCTGGAACTTTTCCAATTCGGACTCCCATTTTGAAATCAGTGAAAACCGCCTATACTCAAGCGGCTACTGGCCAGGTGAATATTCCAAGAATTATACATGGGTAAATGGTTCATCGATGCAATCCGTCCTTGATGGCATGCGATCAGGGAAATCCTTCTCTGTTTTTGGTGACTTGATCGACGCCCTTGATTTCCAAGCTAAAAACGGAAACAACAAGGCAGATATGGGCGGGGATCTTAAAGTGAAGGAAGGACAGATGGTCAAGATCACCATCCGATTTAAGAGCCCCCAAAAGAACAATAACGGGGACCCGGTCAAGGTGGATCACGTGGATCTGATTTCCGGGGAAGTAACCGGGAAAGCAGATCCTGGAACATCTGCTTATAATAAAGCCACCAATGATACGACAAAAGTGGTTAAACGCTTTACAAGTAAAGACTGGAAAACCGATCGCGATGGTTTTCATACCATCACTTACAAAGTCAAAGCAAATAAGGATCAATATTTCCGTTTGCGCGGCACGAATCTAGGGGAAAATGTCTCTGGAGAAACGATGGACGGTGAACCGCTGATCGATGCAAAGACTGAAATCGAGGATAACGAAACACGCTTTTCAGAAATAAACAAACGTAACTATAAAGACCTTTGGTTCTATTCGAACCCTATCTTCGTCAGTGTAGAGGATAAAAATCATTAA
- a CDS encoding LL-diaminopimelate aminotransferase, with protein MNMTPSEKVGRFTTGIFSELAKRKQDAMKRGLDVIDLSVGSPDLPPPDFVVDTLVKYAQDPSSYGYTLKGTPEFHEAVRYFYRKRYGVELDAEREVLQLMGSQDGLAHLATAMINPGDYVLVPDPGYPIYEASVELAGGIIYPMPLTAENGFLPQLNGIPDEIVKKTKMMIISYPGNPVTALADEAFFSEVISFAKKNEIMVVHDFAYSELIFDDHPQISFMAIPGAKEVGIEFNSLSKTFNMAGCRIGYAVGNREVLNILGTLKSHIDYGVFYPIQKAAEMALTSNLSLLSEQVKEYESRRDALISGLARGGWHVPKSSATMFIWAQIPAGWESWDFAYALIEKAGVTVVPGDAFGKQGEGYVRIALVQPVERLTEAAERIRMFLQEKMECEKYSI; from the coding sequence ATGAATATGACTCCATCTGAAAAAGTCGGAAGATTCACAACAGGGATATTTTCAGAGTTGGCGAAACGCAAGCAGGATGCAATGAAACGTGGGCTGGATGTTATCGATTTGAGTGTAGGAAGTCCGGATTTACCACCGCCTGATTTCGTAGTGGATACGCTTGTGAAGTATGCGCAGGATCCCAGTTCCTATGGGTATACGTTAAAAGGTACGCCTGAATTCCATGAGGCAGTCCGTTATTTTTATCGGAAGCGTTATGGAGTGGAGCTGGATGCAGAAAGGGAAGTCCTCCAACTGATGGGATCGCAGGATGGGCTTGCACACTTGGCAACGGCGATGATAAACCCTGGAGATTATGTGCTGGTGCCAGATCCGGGATATCCAATTTATGAAGCGAGTGTAGAGCTTGCCGGCGGAATCATTTATCCGATGCCGCTTACTGCCGAAAATGGATTCCTGCCGCAGCTCAACGGAATTCCGGATGAAATAGTGAAAAAGACTAAAATGATGATCATCAGTTATCCAGGAAATCCTGTCACCGCCCTTGCTGATGAAGCTTTCTTTTCGGAAGTCATATCGTTTGCGAAAAAGAACGAGATCATGGTGGTTCACGATTTTGCTTATTCCGAATTGATTTTTGATGATCATCCGCAAATTAGTTTTATGGCCATTCCTGGTGCCAAGGAAGTGGGGATTGAGTTTAACTCACTTTCCAAAACTTTTAACATGGCCGGCTGCCGCATTGGATATGCGGTGGGCAATAGAGAGGTGCTGAACATCCTGGGAACGTTGAAATCACACATCGATTATGGGGTTTTTTATCCTATCCAAAAAGCTGCCGAGATGGCGCTAACTTCCAATCTTTCGCTGCTTTCCGAACAAGTTAAGGAATACGAGTCCCGACGTGATGCCTTGATATCAGGTCTTGCGAGAGGTGGCTGGCATGTGCCGAAATCCTCAGCCACCATGTTTATTTGGGCCCAAATTCCTGCTGGCTGGGAATCGTGGGATTTTGCTTATGCATTGATTGAAAAAGCAGGGGTGACGGTCGTTCCAGGCGATGCTTTTGGGAAGCAGGGTGAAGGGTATGTCCGGATTGCCTTGGTCCAGCCGGTCGAGAGATTGACAGAAGCTGCTGAGCGGATCAGAATGTTTTTGCAGGAAAAAATGGAGTGTGAAAAATATAGCATTTAA
- a CDS encoding GNAT family N-acetyltransferase: MMYFRDWKPKKDINKLTDITVSNFRVSSDTVHEILQKSHKVLVICTDKGKVVGFLCYNLYLYKVAHVNYVVLDKKYRGKGILQSLLPKLVAHAREIGILAVSGLVNKNNPEALQKFKDFGFRPILTYQDDILIQSFI, encoded by the coding sequence ATGATGTATTTTCGAGACTGGAAACCTAAAAAAGATATCAACAAATTAACGGATATTACGGTAAGTAATTTTCGGGTTTCGTCTGATACAGTGCATGAAATTTTGCAAAAGTCACATAAGGTACTTGTGATTTGTACTGATAAAGGTAAAGTAGTGGGATTTCTTTGTTATAATCTTTATTTATATAAAGTCGCTCATGTTAATTATGTAGTCCTTGACAAGAAATATAGAGGAAAGGGAATTCTACAATCCCTTTTACCGAAATTAGTAGCTCATGCAAGAGAAATAGGGATCCTTGCAGTGTCCGGTTTGGTAAACAAAAATAACCCTGAAGCATTGCAAAAATTTAAAGACTTTGGCTTTAGACCAATTTTAACTTATCAAGATGACATTCTAATTCAATCCTTTATATAA
- a CDS encoding TIGR01777 family oxidoreductase, which yields MLKKVVLAGGTGFVGQYFEKHFRNLGYEVRIISRQTPHTGWEDIEGIRETIDNSDMLINLAGKTVNCRYNAKNKKEILDSRTDTTGVIGKAIEQCENPPSLWINSSTATIYRHAEDKPMTEGDGVIGSGFSVDVAKAWERSFFNFRLPRTRQIALRIAIVLGDGGVMTPYRNLVKFGLGGHQGSGNQKFSWIHIEDLFNIVLFLRKNQLSGVFNCSSPHPVTNREWMAHLRKLMNIRMGLPCPRPMLEMGAFFMGTETELILKSRWVIPERLEKAGYAFKFPHLDEALEQILMNS from the coding sequence ATGCTGAAGAAAGTGGTTTTAGCTGGCGGGACTGGTTTTGTCGGTCAATACTTTGAAAAGCATTTCAGGAATTTGGGATATGAGGTAAGGATCATCTCCAGGCAAACCCCGCATACTGGCTGGGAAGATATAGAAGGAATAAGGGAAACGATCGATAATTCGGATATGTTAATCAACCTAGCAGGAAAAACGGTCAATTGCCGCTACAATGCCAAGAATAAGAAAGAAATATTGGATTCACGAACCGATACGACTGGAGTGATAGGTAAGGCGATTGAACAATGTGAAAATCCTCCATCATTATGGATAAACTCAAGTACTGCAACGATATACAGGCATGCTGAGGATAAACCAATGACAGAGGGGGATGGTGTAATCGGTTCAGGCTTTTCCGTAGATGTTGCGAAAGCGTGGGAGCGCTCATTTTTCAATTTCCGATTACCCAGGACGAGACAAATCGCTTTACGGATCGCCATTGTATTGGGAGATGGGGGAGTGATGACCCCATATAGGAATTTGGTTAAATTCGGACTGGGAGGTCATCAAGGATCAGGAAATCAGAAATTCAGTTGGATACATATAGAAGATTTATTTAACATTGTCCTTTTTCTAAGAAAGAATCAGTTGAGCGGGGTATTCAATTGTTCATCGCCGCATCCAGTTACAAATCGTGAATGGATGGCTCATTTGAGAAAGCTCATGAATATTAGGATGGGACTGCCCTGTCCAAGACCCATGCTTGAAATGGGGGCTTTCTTTATGGGTACCGAAACGGAATTGATATTAAAAAGCCGGTGGGTCATACCTGAGAGATTGGAAAAGGCGGGGTATGCATTTAAATTCCCTCATCTTGATGAGGCTCTGGAACAGATATTGATGAATTCTTAA
- a CDS encoding YjgB family protein produces MLSKKPAARMVSAVILTGSLLGAGASFPTEPVGAASTMDSASGIAKEHALTTLHEIYNKAFSGEMPYTAVGLKINENTQKEVYDAFGPPPEPGNPDEAFDYYHAEMGHPGFAFAYNDDKTISQIRYFGTNVERDHNLGSITPKVLGKQLGSADEIRHISSTNEINYIYKTGIYELQFIVGEDQTVDHINLLEAK; encoded by the coding sequence ATGTTATCAAAAAAACCGGCGGCCAGAATGGTCAGCGCCGTTATTCTAACCGGTTCACTTTTAGGAGCAGGTGCATCGTTTCCAACAGAACCGGTTGGGGCTGCATCTACAATGGATTCGGCTTCTGGCATAGCTAAGGAACACGCTCTTACCACCTTACATGAAATCTACAACAAAGCTTTTTCAGGGGAAATGCCTTATACTGCCGTGGGTTTGAAAATTAATGAAAACACCCAAAAAGAAGTATATGATGCATTTGGTCCTCCCCCTGAGCCAGGTAACCCAGATGAAGCTTTTGACTATTACCATGCAGAAATGGGGCATCCAGGATTTGCATTTGCCTATAACGATGACAAAACCATCTCACAAATCCGATATTTTGGGACAAATGTAGAACGGGACCATAACCTAGGAAGCATCACCCCTAAAGTTTTAGGAAAACAACTCGGCAGTGCTGACGAAATACGCCACATTTCCAGTACGAATGAAATAAACTACATTTACAAGACCGGAATTTATGAACTGCAATTCATTGTTGGTGAAGATCAAACTGTAGATCATATCAATCTACTCGAAGCTAAATAA